From Phycodurus eques isolate BA_2022a chromosome 20, UOR_Pequ_1.1, whole genome shotgun sequence, a single genomic window includes:
- the exosc7 gene encoding exosome complex component RRP42 isoform X1, with protein sequence MATVKVSEAEKVYILHGIMDDLRVDGRGCEDYRHMEVETDLVSNTDGSAKVSLGHTAVLVGIKAEIGKPRPMAPNEGYLEFFVDCSANATPEFEGRGGEELGTELSNTLNKVFNNKHSVDLKRLCIGEGEHCWVLYVDVLLLQCDGNLYDAISVAIKAALFSTKIPKVHISADEEGGKEIELSDDPYDCMRLNVENVPCIVTLCKVGHRHVVDATLQEKACSVASLIISVTHKGAVTCVRKMGGGSLDPESIFEMTETGKRVGKALHMPLMKLLQQEESLGTRREKVGFLG encoded by the exons ATGGCAACAGTGAAAGTTAGCGAAGCTGAAAAGGTGTATATTTTACATGGTATAATG GATGATCTACGAGTGGATGGAAGGGGTTGTGAAGACTATAGGCACATGGAGGTTGAGACTGACTTGGTGTCCAATACCGACGGATCAGCCAAAGTTTCTCTG GGGCACACAGCAGTTCTAGTGGGAATTAAGGCTGAAATTGGGAAACCAAGGCCCATGGCTCCAAATGAAGGCTATTTAGAGTTCTTTGTCGATTG TTCAGCCAACGCAACCCCCGAGTTTGAGGGGCGAGGAGGGGAGGAGCTCGGGACGGAGCTGAGCAATACGCTGAACAAAGTCTTCAACAACAAGCACAGCGTGGACTTGAAGAGGCTGTGTATCGGCGAGGGAGAACACTGCTGGGTGCTCTATGTGGATGTACTG CTCCTGCAATGTGATGGAAACCTGTATGATGCCATCTCAGTAGCTATCAAGGCAGCTCTCTTCAGCACAAA aatccCCAAAGTGCACATATCAGCCGATGAAGAAGGAGGGAAGGAAATCGAGTTGTCAGATGACCCCTATGACTGCATGAGGCTCAATGTAGAGAATGTTCCCTGTATAGTGACATTGTGCAAG GTGGGCCACAGGCACGTGGTGGACGCCACTCTGCAGGAGAAGGCGTGCTCCGTGGCCAGCCTGATCATCTCTGTCACACACAAGGGAGCAGTCACCTGCGTGCGGAAGATGGGGGGAGGGAGCCTGGACCCTGAGAGCATCTTTGAAATGACAGAA ACAGGTAAACGTGTCGGAAAAGCCCTTCACATGCCTCTCATGAAGCTGCTGCAGCAGGAGGAGAGTTTAGGAACAAGGAGAGAAAAGGTTGGCTTTCTTGGTTAG
- the exosc7 gene encoding exosome complex component RRP42 isoform X2 codes for MATVKVSEAEKVYILHGIMDDLRVDGRGCEDYRHMEVETDLVSNTDGSAKVSLGHTAVLVGIKAEIGKPRPMAPNEGYLEFFVDCSANATPEFEGRGGEELGTELSNTLNKVFNNKHSVDLKRLCIGEGEHCWVLYVDVLLLQCDGNLYDAISVAIKAALFSTKIPKVHISADEEGGKEIELSDDPYDCMRLNVENVPCIVTLCKVGHRHVVDATLQEKACSVASLIISVTHKGAVTCVRKMGGGSLDPESIFEMTEVNVSEKPFTCLS; via the exons ATGGCAACAGTGAAAGTTAGCGAAGCTGAAAAGGTGTATATTTTACATGGTATAATG GATGATCTACGAGTGGATGGAAGGGGTTGTGAAGACTATAGGCACATGGAGGTTGAGACTGACTTGGTGTCCAATACCGACGGATCAGCCAAAGTTTCTCTG GGGCACACAGCAGTTCTAGTGGGAATTAAGGCTGAAATTGGGAAACCAAGGCCCATGGCTCCAAATGAAGGCTATTTAGAGTTCTTTGTCGATTG TTCAGCCAACGCAACCCCCGAGTTTGAGGGGCGAGGAGGGGAGGAGCTCGGGACGGAGCTGAGCAATACGCTGAACAAAGTCTTCAACAACAAGCACAGCGTGGACTTGAAGAGGCTGTGTATCGGCGAGGGAGAACACTGCTGGGTGCTCTATGTGGATGTACTG CTCCTGCAATGTGATGGAAACCTGTATGATGCCATCTCAGTAGCTATCAAGGCAGCTCTCTTCAGCACAAA aatccCCAAAGTGCACATATCAGCCGATGAAGAAGGAGGGAAGGAAATCGAGTTGTCAGATGACCCCTATGACTGCATGAGGCTCAATGTAGAGAATGTTCCCTGTATAGTGACATTGTGCAAG GTGGGCCACAGGCACGTGGTGGACGCCACTCTGCAGGAGAAGGCGTGCTCCGTGGCCAGCCTGATCATCTCTGTCACACACAAGGGAGCAGTCACCTGCGTGCGGAAGATGGGGGGAGGGAGCCTGGACCCTGAGAGCATCTTTGAAATGACAGAA GTAAACGTGTCGGAAAAGCCCTTCACATGCCTCTCATGA
- the LOC133395860 gene encoding LOW QUALITY PROTEIN: palmitoyltransferase ZDHHC3-like (The sequence of the model RefSeq protein was modified relative to this genomic sequence to represent the inferred CDS: deleted 1 base in 1 codon): MKSPAHRTRDIERHAGYLRPEHCAPPPPRSASDTMWFIRDGCGIVCAVITWMLVFYAEFVVVFVMLWPAKNVAYSLFNGVLFNSLAFLALASHARAMCTDPGAVPKGNATKEFIESLQLKPGQVVYKCPKCCSIKPDRAHHCSVCKRCIKKMDHHCPWVNNCVGENNQKYFVLFTMYIALISFHALAMVGFHFVFCLEEDWSKCSTFSAPATVILLILLCFEGLLFLLFTAVMFGTQVHSICSDETGIEQLKKEEKKWLKKSKWMNMKVVFGHPFSVAWLNPFATPDHGKADVYQYIV, translated from the exons ATGAAGAGCCCGGCTCACCGCACCAGGGACATCGAGCGTCACGCTGGATACCTGAGGCCTGAACACTGcgcccctcccccacctcgCAGTGCCTCTGACACAATGTGGTTCATCCGCGACGGCTGTGGAATCGTGTGCGCCGTCATTACCTGGATGCTGGTCTTCTACGCAGAGTTCGTGGTGGTGTTCGTAATGCTGTGGCCTGCCAAGAACGTGGCCTATAGCCTCTTCAACGGGGTGCTCTTCAACAGCTTGGCCTTCCTCGCCCTCGCCTCGCACGCCAGGGCCATGTGCACCGACCCG GGTGCTGTGCCAAAAGGAAATGCAACCAAAGAATTCATTGAAAGCCTCCAGCTCAAACCAGGACAGGTGGTCTACAAGTGTCCTAAATGCTGCAGCATCAAGCCTGACAGAGCTCACCACTGCAG tgtgtgtaAACGCTGCATCAAAAAGATGGACCACCACTGTCCTTGGGTGAACAATTGTGTGGGAGAGAACAATCAAAAGTACTTTGTGCTCTTCACG atGTACATTGCGTTGATATCGTTCCAC GCGTTGGCTATGGTGGGGTTCCATTTTGTATTCTGCCTTGAAGAAGATTGGTCAA AGTGCAGCACTTTCTCTGCACCGGCAACagtcatcctcctcatcctcctgtGCTTCGAGGGGCTTCTGTTCTTACTCTTCACTGCGGTCATGTTCGGGACACAGGTGCACTCCATCTGCTCCGATGAGACG GGTATCGAGCAGCtgaaaaaggaggagaaaaaatgGCTGAAAAAGTCCAAATGGATGAACATGAAGGTGGTATTCGGTCATCCGTTCTCTGTGGCTTGGCTCAACCCCTTTGCGACACCCGATCACGGCAAGGCAGACGTGTACCAGTACATAGTATGA